DNA sequence from the Rattus rattus isolate New Zealand chromosome 2, Rrattus_CSIRO_v1, whole genome shotgun sequence genome:
TGAGCCTGCAAGAACAGAACTCAGTGTTACGTGCAGGAGAGCAGTGAGACTGGAAAGGCAGTGTCACTAGCTCTGCCCCCCAGAGAACTCGAAACTTACCCTGGTGCTGAGACGATGGCGTGGGAAAACAGGCGTGCATGTGTTAGGGAGAGCTGTGTCTGTTCTCACAGCTTTGGGTGCGTGAGGCAGTGCCCCAAAGGTGTCATGACAGACTTGAAGCCTGACTCTAGTGAAATGTCTGGGAGGTTACGCAGTCTCTGAGGGGATCTTCGCAATAACATAAGAGAGAAGCTTGTCAAGTGAGTTCCTTCAAGTGTTGGCTTAAGGAAGTCAGCGCTCACTAAATACTATTccccttggtttctccatccacagaccacagagatAGTCTGGGTGTGGGGTGGCTGCAGAAGGCGGGAGGCAGTTAGTTGCACGGGGAGTGATTATTATGGGAAGGTGTAAGAGCTATATCTGAACACCATGGCTAAGCTGTGACAAGAGAGCAGGGAAGTGTGAATGTCAGGTTGAGGGTGAGAAGCAAGGAGACTGAAGGGAAAAGCCAGAGCCAGAAATGGACTGTCATTGTCCCGTGCTGCACTCCAGAACCTCAGCAGCACAGCCTCCGAACACTTCCCGGGGCCTGGGTGATGGCCCAGCTTCGTaaggtgcttgccatgcaagtatgaggacctgagttcagagtccCAGCACCAAATAAAAGGCCAGGGGTGTGGGCAGGCACCtagaatcccagtgctgggaggtggggacaggaggatccccagGCATACTGCCTAGCCAGCCTTAAATCAGTGAGCTTCAGTTTCagcaagagacccagcctcaagGCAATCGGTGCAACAAGGCTGAGCTAAGCTCAGGTTCTTACAACGTACAAGACAAactgtatgtacacatatgtgtgacCAGTGTCCTACGGTGAGATGAGAGTATGATGAGAGAATAACCCAGAATCTGCATGGCAGACAGCAGAAGCAagagaccctgccccaaacaaagcagaaggcaagaactgacccctgaaagttgtcctctggcctctacatgtgggtgtacacacacgcacacacacacacacacacacacacacacggagtacaACTGAGGGAAATGCCTAATGTGCTAACCCCTGACATCCACAGAATGCCAATCCCCTCCTGGGACGGTGATCCACAGGACACCTGCTatgtggaggaggaaggacagcagACCAAGGTGAGCAGAGTGGCTCACACtgtggtctacatagcgagttccaggacaactgaACTACATAGCTCATGTCTCAAAGCAAAAAGATTATGCTAGGAGGCTCAAATGCTGCAGCAAAGGGTCCAAGACCTAACACCACATTCCGTCATCCACACCTTGCCCTAGTTTCCAATGAGAAGGTGAACTCTTGGAAGCCAGGAGTTGGCATCCCCTTCTGTCCCTCCCACAATGCTCGGTTGGCACATACCTGCCCCTGCTCACTCAGTGGTGCCACTGATGGCTGAAGATATTTTCCAAGACTGGTAAGGACAGCTCTGGAAGACAGTTCTGCTCCTCAGCAAGTACTTGTACTGTcaggcagtggtgcacacctttaaccccagcactcaggaggcagaggcaggcagctctgaattcgaggccagccgcGGCTcggtagtgagttccaggacagccagggctacacaaagagaccaTTCCtcgaaaagaaataaacaagccACAAATAGTTGTactaaaaaatgtaaaactattaAAGGTATATATAGGTGGTGTGGTTATTTCCGTTTTACAATAGAAGAAAGTGTCATCTGGCCCAGCAGTCTTTCTACTGATCTGACCTACAGGGTAGGTCGGCCTAATGCCGAGTATGGCAAGCCAGGCCCTCCAAAGGGCGCCACTCCGGTCCCTTCCCCATCATTCTGTCCCCATTCTGGGCACAGAACTTTTCCAGGTTGCCCAGTGTGTGCCATTTGTGAGAGCAGAGCGGTACAAGCAAGGCTCAGATGGCTTGAGACAGGAGGTGACAGGATTCTTTCGTTGGAGTTTCTCTGCCGGATGATGCCAAACACATGCTGCCAAGAGCAGGGCTTCTTGTTCCACTTTAGCTTTAAGGAGAAGCTTTGAGGGTTGTGTTGGTGGCCAAGGAGGGTCTTGGGAACCACCTTTGCTGGGGTGGGGGCGATGCCACACGCCAGGTTGCACGTGACTATAGTGGGTTTCTGCTAGAAACCTCAGGGTGGCAAGGCTGTGTGGGCGGAGCCTGCAGGGGGCGGGGCTCTGGGGCGGAGCGAGCTCCGCTCCTCAGGCAGGCTCCGCTCCAGACTGTAGTTTAAAAGGCTGGAAGGCGGGCTTCAAGAACTAGCTAGTATCCTGAGAGTGCCAGAGAAAACCCGTTTGGCACAGCCATGACCCGACAAGCAGGGAGCACTTGGCTGCTCCGTGGTCTCCTGCTCTTTGCCTTGTTCGTTTCCGGCATCACCCCCTTCACCTGGGATCTCCCGGAGCCCCGCAGCCGAGCAAGCAAGATTCGAGTGCACCCTCGGGGCAACCTCTGGGCGACTGGTAAGTGTTAGGGGACTCCGACAGGGATGCCTCACTCACATTGGTATTCAATTGTCTTTTCAACCCTCTGGAGGCTCTTAGTAGCGGAGCTCCTGCAGACCCGTGAGCTCATCAAGTTTGAGAGACGGGAATCTTGGGACCCTAGCACTCACAGACATGGCTAAGATAACCCACTTAGCAAGTTTAAGACAGAGCTGGGCCAGCATCTTAGATCTGGTTACCAGTCGATCCCCCTTCCCTTAGGCAAACTACTAGGTTTTCTCACCTGGTATCTTCTCTGCATATCCATCTCGAGGcaccttctccatttccttccctggtAGGTAATCTCCCTGGTCCTGAGCTATCTACCCTTCTTCTGTCCTGCGCGGGTCAGCTTTCCTCCACCCAGAGATCTGTGGCTTCCTGCTGAGGAGAATGTTTCTTATCTACCCTCTGTGAGAGCTGAATGGTAGAATAGACCAGAACTTGCTTATGGTAATAGGGCCCTCATTCCTAGCTTCCATGTACCTCGGCACCTCCTTTTTGTAGGTCACTTCATGGGCAAGAAGAGTCTGGAACCCCCGAGCCTGTCACTGGTGGGTACGGCACCCCCTATCACCCAGAGGGAGCAGAGACTACAGCTGAGTCATGATCTGCTCAGGATCCTCCTGCTACAGAAAGCTCTAGGCATGAACCTCAGTGGTCCAGCTCCCCCAATCCAGGTAAGTCCCTTCCCCAGTACCAGCACGGAAGAATTGCCACCCTGTATGGGTTCAGGGTGGGACTGCCTAGCCAGAGCAGAATGCGAATGGATTCCAGAAAGCCAGGGTCCCAGGGCTCAAAGGAGGAATATCCCAAAGACTGAAACATGACGCAGCAGACTACAGGGGAAAGGAGTTCCTCCTTGCCCATCCCAGTCTGAAGTCACAGACTAGGAGTACTCCAGCCCTTAAATAGAGTGTTCTCCAGGCCACACAGCCTTGTCCACCCCAGCTGTCATCCGGTGTATTAGCCAAGCCCACCTTTGCCATGCCAGTCTGTGCTTGTGTCCCGAGCTGTGATCCCTGAGGCCTAGAGGTGGAAGGGAAGTTACCAGTCGTGACAACTCAGACGCAGCCTGCTCATCAACCAGTGCTCCTGACAGAA
Encoded proteins:
- the Nmb gene encoding neuromedin-B isoform X1; its protein translation is MTRQAGSTWLLRGLLLFALFVSGITPFTWDLPEPRSRASKIRVHPRGNLWATGHFMGKKSLEPPSLSLVGTAPPITQREQRLQLSHDLLRILLLQKALGMNLSGPAPPIQEAAAEVTPITEQTRHWA
- the Nmb gene encoding neuromedin-B isoform X2, with amino-acid sequence MTRQAGSTWLLRGLLLFALFVSGITPFTWDLPEPRSRASKIRVHPRGNLWATGHFMGKKSLEPPSLSLVGTAPPITQREQRLQLSHDLLRILLLQKALGMNLSGPAPPIQYRRLLQK